In Vanacampus margaritifer isolate UIUO_Vmar chromosome 6, RoL_Vmar_1.0, whole genome shotgun sequence, the DNA window TGACGTAGCACATGTTCGGAAGTGACGTTTGACTTCTGCGGAAGTGTGGTCGTTGTTTTCTAGAACATTAGTTTGGTTTGGCGTCTGTTGTAATAGCAGAGAAGAAAATGCCGGAGGTAGCGGTGGAAAATGTGGTCGTTCACCCTTTGGTATTGCTCAGTGTGGTCGACCATTTTAACAGGTCGGTGCGCTTAGTATGTGTTTTATTACAGTGCGACCCCTcgctgtttaaaataatacaaataaagagACTGCATTGCGCTTTCagctaagctaatgttagccgTGCTGAGTCAGAGCGcctttgaaaatgaatggagacGAGGCTAGCTAGAGTTAGCGTACTCGTGCTCGTTGTATTTGCAAAAAATACGTTATTAGTATTAATAACAGTATAAGGTTTATAGGATCACGCATATTTGACATGTAGACGCTTTTACACACGGATACTGAGACATCGACCACTTCTGCCATTTGGTCATTGGTGTAATAAGTGGGGGTATGCTTAACATGTAGCATTGACTACCGCTGTGGGGAAAATGGCAGGAAAAGAAAGGTAAAGTTATGTGTTATCTGTGTCTAATTCAATGGTGCAGAATAGGCAAAATTGGCAATCAGAAAAGAGTGGTGGGAGTCCTCTTGGGGTCGTGGCACAAGAAAGTTCTTGATGTGTCAAATAGCTTTGCAGGTGAGTGTGTTTacattaattttatattaatgtGACATGTTTAAAGCTGAGTAATTGCTAGCAATAAACcttttgtctatttttattttgtagtaccGTTCGATGAAGATGACAAGGATGATTCTGTGTGGTTCCTGGACCACGACTACTTAGAGAACATGTATGGCATGTTCAAGAAAGTCAATGGTAAGATTTGTGCGCTGACTATTTTAAGTCACATGTGAATTTAAAGCACTGCGctatctgtattttattttccattgcATTAAACATGTACATATTGCCATTTTAGCCAGAGAAAGAATTGTGGGCTGGTACCACACGGGACCCAAATTGCACAAGAACGATATCGCCATCAACGAGCTTGTCAAACAGTACTGTACAAATTCAGTAAGGAACtacattatttgttgttgttttttactttctttgctTTGTGTGTCTTGCAAGCTTCACCTTGTGCCTCTTTTACCCTCCTAGGTTTTAGTCATTATTGACGTGAAGCCCAAAGACCTCGGCCTTCCCACAGAAGCGTACTTCTCCGTAGAAGAAATACATGACGTAAGTCAGGAAGAACAACAAATAACAATACTGTAACGCTGATTTAGATTTTGAAATTCAGTGAAATTCCATACCAACCCATATTAGGTAGAAATCTGCGAGAGACTTCAACAGGCCTCGAGTACATTTAAACTTAATTTGATACTAACATAGAATGCAAAAAGCCTGAGACTGTCTGAAAGTAATTAGAAATACTGTTACAGTAACTATAAACCTTgaaacaactgctactttaacacattcggaacagcaacacacacaaagtgcATACAACGACGACTCAAAAGCATATAatctcccccaaaaattggggaCCTACTCTGCCTCTTCTTGCTGTCTATTACTATGTGGCATCTCTTTCAGTGTATCTCAGTGCTGCCTGACCAGTTGTAGCACAATGTGGTGCTACATTGATGGCATGCAAATCTAAATTTGAACTTGCTTGCATTCTATAAAAATGCAAGGATCACTTAAAAATCTGCGATATCGTGGGTGAGGTGCAAATGATGAACCGTGATATAGCAGCAACGTATTGTTTCTTTGTAGGATGGCACGCCAACATCTAAGACGTTTGAGCATGTCACCAGTGAAATTGGAGCTGAGGAAGCGGAAGAAGTTGGAG includes these proteins:
- the psmd7 gene encoding 26S proteasome non-ATPase regulatory subunit 7 isoform X1, which encodes MPEVAVENVVVHPLVLLSVVDHFNRIGKIGNQKRVVGVLLGSWHKKVLDVSNSFAVPFDEDDKDDSVWFLDHDYLENMYGMFKKVNARERIVGWYHTGPKLHKNDIAINELVKQYCTNSVLVIIDVKPKDLGLPTEAYFSVEEIHDDGTPTSKTFEHVTSEIGAEEAEEVGVEHLLRDIKDTTVGTLSQRITNQVHGLKGLNSKLLEIRSYLERVVAGKLPINHQIIYQLQDVFNLLPDVNLLEFTKAFYLKTNDQMLVVYLASLIRSVVALHNLINNKISNRDAEKKEGQEKEEGKKEKKDDKEKKDDKEKDKTDGAKKDEKKKK